A single genomic interval of Amblyomma americanum isolate KBUSLIRL-KWMA chromosome 11, ASM5285725v1, whole genome shotgun sequence harbors:
- the asf1 gene encoding histone chaperone asf1: MAKVHVCNVVVLDNPSLFFNPFQFEITFECIEDLKEDLEWKIIYVGSAESEDYDQILDTVFVGPVPEGRHMFVFQADPPDPNKIPVQDAVGVTVVLLTCSYRGKEFIRVGYYVNNEYTDPELKENPPSTPQFDRLQRNILATNPRVTRFKIDWDDNPGVENIPPSSSNVDSNQMPTSVSEDSIGPLLKPPVMMNDSNQSMEVV, encoded by the exons ATGGCCAAAGTCCACGTCTGCAACGTTGTGGTCCTGGACAATCCGTCTCTGTTCTTTAACCCGTTCCAGTTCGAAATAACCTTCGAATGCATCGAAGACCTCAAAGAAG ACCTGGAATGGAAGATTATATATGTCGGTTCAGCCGAAAGCGAGGACTACGACCAAATACTCGACACTGTCTTCGTGGGGCCTGTGCCTGAAGGCAGGCACATGTTTGTGTTCCAG GCGGACCCTCCCGACCCGAACAAGATCCCGGTGCAAGATGCTGTCGGCGTCACTGTTGTGCTGCTCACGTGTTCCTATCGAGGCAAGGAATTCATCCGGGTCGGCTATTACGTGAACAACGAGTACACAGACCCAGAGCTCAAGGAGAACCCGCCGTCGACTCCGCAGTTCGATCGG CTGCAGAGGAACATCCTGGCTACCAATCCCCGTGTGACCCGGTTCAAGATCGACTGGGACGACAACCCAGGTGTTGAAAATATCCCACCGTCTTCCTCCAATGTGGACTCAAACCAGATGCCCACCTCTGTGTCTGAGGACAGCATTGGTCCTCTCCTCAAGCCCCCCGTAATGATGAACGACAGCAACCAGAGCATGGAAGTTGTGTGA